In one Macrobrachium rosenbergii isolate ZJJX-2024 chromosome 53, ASM4041242v1, whole genome shotgun sequence genomic region, the following are encoded:
- the LOC136834109 gene encoding uncharacterized protein translates to MKPHKSLRFFGIDEGTQETSSHSNQPRDFKPSDLPRDIKPSDLPRDINPSDLPRDLKPTDLSRDIKPSDLPRDIKPSDLPRDFKPSGLPRDIKPFDLPRDFSPSDLPRDIKPFDLPRDFKPSDLPRDIKPPDLPRDFKPLDLLRDIKPNLPKDFKPSNLPTHQAADQPRSIKPLDFPRRSEIIVFEDL, encoded by the exons ATGAAGCCTCACAAAAG CCTTAGATTCTTCGGCATCGATGAGGGCACACAAG AGACATCAAGCCATTCTAACCAACCAAGAGACTTCAAGCCATCTGACCTACCAAGAGACATCAAGCCATCTGACCTACCAAGAGACATCAATCCATCTGACCTACCAAGAGACTTAAAGCCAACTGACTTATCAAGAGACATCAAACCATCTGACCTACCAAGAGACATCAAGCCATCTGACCTACCAAGAGACTTCAAGCCCTCTGGCCTACCAAGAGACATCAAGCCATTTGACCTACCGAGAGATTTCAGTCCATCTGACCTACCAAGAGACATCAAGCCATTTGATCTACCAAGAGACTTCAAGCCATCTGATCTACCAAGAGACATCAAGCCACCTGACCTACCAAGAGACTTCAAGCCATTAGACCTACTAAGAGACATCAAGCCAAACCTACCAAAAGACTTCAAGCCATCTAACCTACCAACACATCAAGCCGCTGACCAACCAAGAAGCATAAAGCCACTTGACTTTCCAAGAAGATCCGAAATTATCGTTTTTGaagatttgtaa